From Camelus dromedarius isolate mCamDro1 chromosome 12, mCamDro1.pat, whole genome shotgun sequence, the proteins below share one genomic window:
- the SLC25A45 gene encoding solute carrier family 25 member 45 isoform X1 encodes MPAEEFVAGWISGALGLVLGHPFDTVKVRLQTQTTYQGIIDCMVKTYRHESLLGFFKGMSFPIVSIAVVNSVLFGVYSNALLALTATSHQERRAQAPSYTHVFIAGCTGGFLQAYCLAPFDLIKVRLQNQTEPRAQPGSPPPRYRGPVHCAASIFQAEGPRGLFRGAWALTLRDTPTLGIYFVTYEWLCHQSTPDGQNPSSATVLVAGGFAGITSWVTATPLDVIKSRMQMAGLEQRAYRGLLDCMVSSVRQEGLGVFFRGLTINSARAFPVNAVTFLSYEYLLHSWG; translated from the exons ATGCCCGCGGAGGAGTTTGTGGCAGGCTGGATCTCCG GAGCTCTGGGCTTGGTCCTGGGACACCCCTTTGACACTGTAAAG GTGCGGCTGCAGACCCAGACCACATACCAGGGCATTATTGATTGTATGGTCAAGACTTACCGCCATGAGTCG CTCCTGGGCTTCTTCAAGGGAATGAGCTTCCCCATCGTGAGCATAGCTGTGGTCAACTCTGTCCTGTTCGGGGTCTACAGCAATGCCCTGCTGGCCCTGACAGCAACCTCCCACCAGGAGCGGAGGGCCCAGGCGCCCAGTTACACACACGTCTTCATAGCTGGCTGCACCGGGGGGTTCCTGCAG GCCTACTGCTTGGCTCCTTTTGACCTCATCAAAGTCCGGCTACAAAACCAGACAGAACCCAGGGCTCAGCCAGGGAGCCCCCCGCCCCGGTACCGGGGCCCCGTGCACTGTGCAGCCTCCATCTTCCAGGCTGAGGGTCCCCGGGGTCTGTTCCGGGGAGCCTGGGCCCTGACGCTGAGGGACACCCCCACCCTGGGAATCTATTTTGTCACCTACGAATGGCTCTGTCACCAATCCACACCGGATGGCCAGAACCCCA GCTCAGCCACAGTGCTGGTGGCTGGGGGTTTTGCTGGCATCACCTCCTGGGTCACAGCCACCCCCTTAGACGTGATCAAGTCCCGGATGCAGATGGCCGGGCTGGAGCAGAGGGCGTACCGGGGGCTGCTGGACTGCATGGTAAGCAGCGTCCGGCAGGAAGGACTGGGGGTCTTCTTCCGAGGGCTCACCATCAACAGTGCCCGTGCCTTTCCGGTCAACGCTGTCACCTTCCTCAGCTATGAGTACCTCCTCCACTCCTGGGGATGA
- the SLC25A45 gene encoding solute carrier family 25 member 45 isoform X2, translated as MPAEEFVAGWISGALGLVLGHPFDTVKLLGFFKGMSFPIVSIAVVNSVLFGVYSNALLALTATSHQERRAQAPSYTHVFIAGCTGGFLQAYCLAPFDLIKVRLQNQTEPRAQPGSPPPRYRGPVHCAASIFQAEGPRGLFRGAWALTLRDTPTLGIYFVTYEWLCHQSTPDGQNPSSATVLVAGGFAGITSWVTATPLDVIKSRMQMAGLEQRAYRGLLDCMVSSVRQEGLGVFFRGLTINSARAFPVNAVTFLSYEYLLHSWG; from the exons ATGCCCGCGGAGGAGTTTGTGGCAGGCTGGATCTCCG GAGCTCTGGGCTTGGTCCTGGGACACCCCTTTGACACTGTAAAG CTCCTGGGCTTCTTCAAGGGAATGAGCTTCCCCATCGTGAGCATAGCTGTGGTCAACTCTGTCCTGTTCGGGGTCTACAGCAATGCCCTGCTGGCCCTGACAGCAACCTCCCACCAGGAGCGGAGGGCCCAGGCGCCCAGTTACACACACGTCTTCATAGCTGGCTGCACCGGGGGGTTCCTGCAG GCCTACTGCTTGGCTCCTTTTGACCTCATCAAAGTCCGGCTACAAAACCAGACAGAACCCAGGGCTCAGCCAGGGAGCCCCCCGCCCCGGTACCGGGGCCCCGTGCACTGTGCAGCCTCCATCTTCCAGGCTGAGGGTCCCCGGGGTCTGTTCCGGGGAGCCTGGGCCCTGACGCTGAGGGACACCCCCACCCTGGGAATCTATTTTGTCACCTACGAATGGCTCTGTCACCAATCCACACCGGATGGCCAGAACCCCA GCTCAGCCACAGTGCTGGTGGCTGGGGGTTTTGCTGGCATCACCTCCTGGGTCACAGCCACCCCCTTAGACGTGATCAAGTCCCGGATGCAGATGGCCGGGCTGGAGCAGAGGGCGTACCGGGGGCTGCTGGACTGCATGGTAAGCAGCGTCCGGCAGGAAGGACTGGGGGTCTTCTTCCGAGGGCTCACCATCAACAGTGCCCGTGCCTTTCCGGTCAACGCTGTCACCTTCCTCAGCTATGAGTACCTCCTCCACTCCTGGGGATGA
- the SLC25A45 gene encoding solute carrier family 25 member 45 isoform X3, which produces MPAEEFVAGWISGALGLVLGHPFDTVKVRLQTQTTYQGIIDCMVKTYRHESLLGFFKGMSFPIVSIAVVNSVLFGVYSNALLALTATSHQERRAQAPSYTHVFIAGCTGGFLQAYCLAPFDLIKVRLQNQTEPRAQPGSPPPRYRGPVHCAASIFQAEGPRGLFRGAWALTLRDTPTLGIYFVTYEWLCHQSTPDGQNPSSATVLVAGGFAGITSWVTATPLDVIKSRMQMAGLEQRAYRGLLDCMLPS; this is translated from the exons ATGCCCGCGGAGGAGTTTGTGGCAGGCTGGATCTCCG GAGCTCTGGGCTTGGTCCTGGGACACCCCTTTGACACTGTAAAG GTGCGGCTGCAGACCCAGACCACATACCAGGGCATTATTGATTGTATGGTCAAGACTTACCGCCATGAGTCG CTCCTGGGCTTCTTCAAGGGAATGAGCTTCCCCATCGTGAGCATAGCTGTGGTCAACTCTGTCCTGTTCGGGGTCTACAGCAATGCCCTGCTGGCCCTGACAGCAACCTCCCACCAGGAGCGGAGGGCCCAGGCGCCCAGTTACACACACGTCTTCATAGCTGGCTGCACCGGGGGGTTCCTGCAG GCCTACTGCTTGGCTCCTTTTGACCTCATCAAAGTCCGGCTACAAAACCAGACAGAACCCAGGGCTCAGCCAGGGAGCCCCCCGCCCCGGTACCGGGGCCCCGTGCACTGTGCAGCCTCCATCTTCCAGGCTGAGGGTCCCCGGGGTCTGTTCCGGGGAGCCTGGGCCCTGACGCTGAGGGACACCCCCACCCTGGGAATCTATTTTGTCACCTACGAATGGCTCTGTCACCAATCCACACCGGATGGCCAGAACCCCA GCTCAGCCACAGTGCTGGTGGCTGGGGGTTTTGCTGGCATCACCTCCTGGGTCACAGCCACCCCCTTAGACGTGATCAAGTCCCGGATGCAGATGGCCGGGCTGGAGCAGAGGGCGTACCGGGGGCTGCTGGACTGCATG CTCCCCAGTTAG
- the SLC25A45 gene encoding solute carrier family 25 member 45 isoform X4: protein MVKTYRHESLLGFFKGMSFPIVSIAVVNSVLFGVYSNALLALTATSHQERRAQAPSYTHVFIAGCTGGFLQAYCLAPFDLIKVRLQNQTEPRAQPGSPPPRYRGPVHCAASIFQAEGPRGLFRGAWALTLRDTPTLGIYFVTYEWLCHQSTPDGQNPSSATVLVAGGFAGITSWVTATPLDVIKSRMQMAGLEQRAYRGLLDCMVSSVRQEGLGVFFRGLTINSARAFPVNAVTFLSYEYLLHSWG, encoded by the exons ATGGTCAAGACTTACCGCCATGAGTCG CTCCTGGGCTTCTTCAAGGGAATGAGCTTCCCCATCGTGAGCATAGCTGTGGTCAACTCTGTCCTGTTCGGGGTCTACAGCAATGCCCTGCTGGCCCTGACAGCAACCTCCCACCAGGAGCGGAGGGCCCAGGCGCCCAGTTACACACACGTCTTCATAGCTGGCTGCACCGGGGGGTTCCTGCAG GCCTACTGCTTGGCTCCTTTTGACCTCATCAAAGTCCGGCTACAAAACCAGACAGAACCCAGGGCTCAGCCAGGGAGCCCCCCGCCCCGGTACCGGGGCCCCGTGCACTGTGCAGCCTCCATCTTCCAGGCTGAGGGTCCCCGGGGTCTGTTCCGGGGAGCCTGGGCCCTGACGCTGAGGGACACCCCCACCCTGGGAATCTATTTTGTCACCTACGAATGGCTCTGTCACCAATCCACACCGGATGGCCAGAACCCCA GCTCAGCCACAGTGCTGGTGGCTGGGGGTTTTGCTGGCATCACCTCCTGGGTCACAGCCACCCCCTTAGACGTGATCAAGTCCCGGATGCAGATGGCCGGGCTGGAGCAGAGGGCGTACCGGGGGCTGCTGGACTGCATGGTAAGCAGCGTCCGGCAGGAAGGACTGGGGGTCTTCTTCCGAGGGCTCACCATCAACAGTGCCCGTGCCTTTCCGGTCAACGCTGTCACCTTCCTCAGCTATGAGTACCTCCTCCACTCCTGGGGATGA
- the SLC25A45 gene encoding solute carrier family 25 member 45 isoform X5: protein MSFPIVSIAVVNSVLFGVYSNALLALTATSHQERRAQAPSYTHVFIAGCTGGFLQAYCLAPFDLIKVRLQNQTEPRAQPGSPPPRYRGPVHCAASIFQAEGPRGLFRGAWALTLRDTPTLGIYFVTYEWLCHQSTPDGQNPSSATVLVAGGFAGITSWVTATPLDVIKSRMQMAGLEQRAYRGLLDCMVSSVRQEGLGVFFRGLTINSARAFPVNAVTFLSYEYLLHSWG from the exons ATGAGCTTCCCCATCGTGAGCATAGCTGTGGTCAACTCTGTCCTGTTCGGGGTCTACAGCAATGCCCTGCTGGCCCTGACAGCAACCTCCCACCAGGAGCGGAGGGCCCAGGCGCCCAGTTACACACACGTCTTCATAGCTGGCTGCACCGGGGGGTTCCTGCAG GCCTACTGCTTGGCTCCTTTTGACCTCATCAAAGTCCGGCTACAAAACCAGACAGAACCCAGGGCTCAGCCAGGGAGCCCCCCGCCCCGGTACCGGGGCCCCGTGCACTGTGCAGCCTCCATCTTCCAGGCTGAGGGTCCCCGGGGTCTGTTCCGGGGAGCCTGGGCCCTGACGCTGAGGGACACCCCCACCCTGGGAATCTATTTTGTCACCTACGAATGGCTCTGTCACCAATCCACACCGGATGGCCAGAACCCCA GCTCAGCCACAGTGCTGGTGGCTGGGGGTTTTGCTGGCATCACCTCCTGGGTCACAGCCACCCCCTTAGACGTGATCAAGTCCCGGATGCAGATGGCCGGGCTGGAGCAGAGGGCGTACCGGGGGCTGCTGGACTGCATGGTAAGCAGCGTCCGGCAGGAAGGACTGGGGGTCTTCTTCCGAGGGCTCACCATCAACAGTGCCCGTGCCTTTCCGGTCAACGCTGTCACCTTCCTCAGCTATGAGTACCTCCTCCACTCCTGGGGATGA